In Nocardioides sp. InS609-2, a single genomic region encodes these proteins:
- a CDS encoding exonuclease SbcCD subunit D, with translation MRLLHTSDWHLGRSFHREGMLAHQAAFVDHLLQVVERERVDVVLVAGDVYDRALPHVDAVRLADDAFARLAASRARLVVTSGNHDSALRLGFGSRLIDAAGVHIRTDPATVGTPVLLDDEHGQVAIHALPYLDPDALREPWQLPARSHEAALGEAMRRVRADLAGRDARSVVLAHAFVAGAEPSESERDISVGGVSLVPTSTFDGIDYVALGHLHGRHTLTDHVRYSGSPLAYSFSEQAHVKGSWLVDLDAAGIAGARFVEAPVPRRLARLHGEIDALLNDPSLAAHTDDWVQVTLTDLPRPLRAMERLRTRFPHTLVIAFEPLGESGDDTPQSRVHGRSDHDIALDFVADLRGAPASATEAALLLAAHDACRDDPDADALHATQPVAEAG, from the coding sequence ATGCGCCTGCTCCACACCTCCGACTGGCATCTCGGCCGGTCCTTCCACCGGGAGGGCATGCTGGCGCACCAGGCTGCCTTCGTCGACCACCTGCTCCAGGTCGTCGAGCGCGAACGGGTCGACGTCGTGCTGGTCGCAGGTGACGTCTACGACCGAGCACTCCCCCATGTCGACGCCGTTCGGCTGGCCGACGACGCGTTCGCCCGCCTCGCTGCGTCGCGGGCGCGGCTGGTCGTCACGAGCGGCAACCACGACTCCGCGCTGCGGCTGGGTTTCGGCTCCCGGCTGATCGACGCCGCCGGCGTCCACATCCGCACCGACCCGGCCACCGTCGGCACGCCCGTGCTGCTCGACGACGAGCACGGCCAGGTGGCCATCCACGCGCTGCCCTACCTCGACCCCGACGCGCTGCGTGAGCCCTGGCAGCTGCCTGCTCGCTCGCACGAGGCCGCCCTGGGTGAGGCAATGCGGCGCGTGCGCGCAGACCTGGCCGGCCGCGACGCCCGATCGGTGGTGCTGGCCCATGCGTTCGTGGCCGGCGCCGAGCCGTCCGAGTCGGAGCGTGACATCAGTGTCGGTGGTGTCTCGCTGGTGCCAACCTCGACTTTCGACGGCATCGACTACGTCGCCCTCGGCCACCTCCACGGCCGGCACACGTTGACCGACCACGTCCGCTACAGCGGCTCCCCGCTGGCCTACTCCTTCTCCGAGCAGGCTCACGTCAAGGGCTCCTGGCTGGTCGACCTCGACGCAGCCGGCATCGCGGGCGCCCGGTTCGTCGAAGCCCCCGTCCCGCGGCGGCTGGCTCGCCTGCACGGCGAGATCGACGCTCTCCTGAACGATCCGTCCCTGGCCGCGCACACCGACGACTGGGTTCAGGTCACACTGACCGACCTGCCCCGTCCGTTGCGCGCCATGGAACGACTGCGGACTCGCTTCCCGCACACGCTGGTCATCGCGTTCGAGCCGCTGGGTGAGTCGGGCGACGACACCCCGCAGTCGCGCGTGCACGGCCGCTCCGACCACGACATCGCCCTCGACTTCGTGGCCGATCTGCGCGGCGCGCCCGCCAGCGCCACCGAGGCGGCGCTGCTCCTCGCCGCCCATGACGCCTGTCGCGACGACCCCGACGCCGATGCGCTGCACGCCACCCAACCTGTGGCTGAGGCCGGCTGA